Proteins from one Rosa chinensis cultivar Old Blush chromosome 7, RchiOBHm-V2, whole genome shotgun sequence genomic window:
- the LOC112180773 gene encoding pentatricopeptide repeat-containing protein At4g21300 produces the protein MYRRMLCSFYRPFTPQNSKSIHTNANYFLNLEAALATQFDTMLQACSDHSFIQQGRQVHSHAICTGLIENSLVAAKLLGMYFHCASVVDAKNVFYQLDLKYSFPWNCMIRGFSIMGRFEFALLFYFKMLAAGVSPDKYTFPSVIKACGGLNNVRLGKAVHDSMQFMGFEVDIYAGSSLLQLYVNNGCIHDARRLFDKMSHKDCVSWNVLLHGYVKKGELSNAVGIFMEMRSSEIKANAVTFSCILSVCASEAMISFGTQLHALVVAYGLESHFSVANTLIAVYSKCHCLSDARTLFDMMPRTDLVRWNGMISGYIQNGFMSEASHLFKEMISAGVKPDSITLASFLPSVAQPANLKQAKEIHGYIIRHCVPFDVYLKSALTDVYSKCRSVEMARNIFNQSTRTDVVMCTAMVSGLVLNGMNTDALEIFRWMLREKLRPNTLTMASVLPACAGLAALKLGKELHGNILKHGLDKSFHVGSALTGMYAKSGRLDLAHQVFQRLSERDAICWNSMLTSYSQNGKPEEAIDLFRQMGMGGVKYDCVSISAALSASANLPALHYGKEIHGFITKSEFSSDIFAESALIDMYAKCGNLVLARRVFDLMEEKNEVSWNSIISAYGYHGRLKDSLVLFRDMLDNGILPDHVTFLGVLSACVHAGQVDDGMLYFRCMTEEYGIPAWSEHYALMVDLLGRAGRLHEAFETIKSMPFSPGSGVWGTLLGACRVHGNIQLAEEASRHLFDLEPHNSGYYMLLANIYADAGQWENVRKVRNLMNERGVQKIPGYSWIEVNNKTHVFVAADRSHPQSAKLHSLLNILLLELRKEGYNPQFYLPMHPQTKGI, from the coding sequence ATGTACAGGAGGATGTTATGTTCATTTTATAGACCCTTtacaccacaaaactccaagtcCATACATACAAACGCCAACTACTTCCTCAACTTGGAAGCAGCTTTGGCGACCCAATTTGATACTATGTTGCAAGCATGCAGTGATCATTCTTTTATTCAACAAGGTAGACAAGTTCATTCACATGCTATTTGCACTGGGCTTATCGAAAATAGTCTTGTCGCCGCAAAGCTGCTTGGCATGTATTTCCATTGTGCTAGTGTTGTGGATGCCAAGAACGTGTTCTATCAGCTTGATTTAAAGTATAGTTTTCCCTGGAACTGTATGATTAGAGGGTTTAGTATAATGGGCCGCTTCGAATTTGCCTTGCTATTTTACTTTAAGATGTTGGCTGCTGGAGTTTCACCTGACAAGTACACTTTTCCCAGTGTAATCAAGGCTTGTGGTGGTTTGAATAATGTGAGATTGGGTAAAGCAGTGCATGATTCAATGCAGTTCATGGGTTTTGAGGTGGATATATACGCCGGTAGTTCTTTACTTCAATTGTATGTCAACAATGGCTGTATCCATGATGCACGCCGCTTGTTTGATAAAATGTCCCACAAAGATTGTGTTTCATGGAATGTCCTGCTTCATGGATATGTTAAAAAGGGGGAATTAAGTAATGCTGTTGGTATATTCATGGAAATGAGGAGTAGTGAAATTAAGGCCAATGCAGTGACATTTTCTTGCATTTTGTCTGTTTGTGCCTCAGAAGCAATGATTAGTTTTGGTACTCAACTTCATGCGTTAGTTGTTGCTTATGGTCTGGAGTCGCATTTTTCAGTGGCTAATACTTTGATAGCGGTCTACTCTAAATGTCATTGCTTGTCTGACGCTCGTACGTTGTTTGATATGATGCCACGAACTGATTTAGTGAGATGGAATGGGATGATATCTGGTTATATACAAAATGGGTTTATGAGTGAGGCTTCACATTTATTTAAAGAGATGATATCTGCTGGTGTCAAACCTGACTCCATCACATTGGCAAGTTTTCTTCCGTCGGTTGCTCAACCGGCTAACCTCAAGCAAGCTAAAGAAATCCACGGTTACATTATTAGACATTGTGTACCTTTTGATGTGTATTTGAAAAGTGCACTTACCGATGTATACTCCAAGTGCAGAAGTGTGGAGATGGCACGCAATATTTTCAACCAAAGTACCAGAACTGATGTCGTGATGTGCACTGCTATGGTTTCAGGGCTTGTCCTTAATGGGATGAATACTGATGCATTGGAAATTTTTAGATGGATGCTTCGAGAGAAATTGAGGCCAAATACTCTTACCATGGCAAGTGTTCTTCCAGCTTGTGCTGGTCTAGCTGCTTTGAAATTGGGAAAGGAATTGCATGGCAATATCCTGAAGCACGGGCTTGATAAAAGCTTTCATGTGGGTAGTGCCCTTACTGGCATGTATGCAAAATCTGGAAGGCTGGATCTTGCTCATCAAGTTTTCCAAAGACTGTCAGAAAGAGATGCGATCTGTTGGAACTCGATGTTAACAAGCTATTCTCAAAATGGTAAACCAGAAGAGGCCATTGATCTGTTTCGTCAAATGGGGATGGGAGGTGTAAAGTATGACTGTGTAAGCATTTCAGCTGCACTTTCTGCTTCTGCAAACTTACCAGCACTTCATTATGGGAAAGAGATTCATGGTTTCATTACTAAAAGTGAATTTAGCTCTGATATTTTTGCCGAGAGTGCACTCATAGACATGTATGCCAAATGTGGAAACTTAGTTCTTGCTCGCCGTGTATTTGACTTAATGGAAGAGAAAAATGAAGTTTCATGGAACAGCATTATTTCTGCTTATGGTTATCACGgtcgcctcaaggactctcttGTTCTGTTCCGTGATATGCTTGATAATGGAATCCTACCTGATCATGTCACCTTTCTTGGTGTGTTATCTGCTTGTGTCCATGCAGGCCAAGTTGATGATGGAATGCTCTACTTCCGTTGCATGACCGAGGAATATGGGATCCCAGCTTGGTCAGAGCATTATGCCCTCATGGTAGATCTACTTGGGCGTGCTGGACGGTTACACGAAGCATttgaaacaataaagagcatGCCATTCTCCCCAGGTTCTGGTGTCTGGGGAACATTGCTTGGAGCATGTCGGGTACATGGCAATATTCAGCTTGCTGAAGAAGCATCAAGACATCTTTTTGACCTGGAACCACACAATTCTGGCTATTATATGTTACTCGCAAATATATATGCTGATGCTGGACAATGGGAGAATGTGCGTAAGGTTCGAAATTTGATGAATGAAAGAGGAGTTCAGAAAATTCCTGGGTACAGTTGGATCGAGGTCAACAACAAGACTCATGTATTTGTTGCAGCAGACAGAAGTCACCCGCAATCTGCTAAATTACATTCACTGCTCAACATTCTTCTTCTAGAGCTGAGAAAAGAGGGTTATAATCCTCAATTTTACCTTCCAATGCACCCACAGACAAAGGGTATTTGA
- the LOC112178450 gene encoding protein TOC75-3, chloroplastic: MLAAAPPRTYRTPTTLPSSSSSARKLASPSSAATATNNTRPLIVKCCAVSPSSSPLSQNPKPSPNLLQNVAKTVAGVTTVTLVLNLSNFPAFLGGGGGGNSAGGGGGGGGDGSGGGGGGFWRRLFGPQLVANADEPQSQEWDSHGLPANIVVQLNKLSGFKKYKVSEILFFDRRRWSTVGTEDSFFEMVSLRPGGVYTKAQLQKELETLANCGMFEKVDLEGKTNPDGTLGVTISFTESTWQSADKFRCINVGLMAQSKPIEMDPDMTDKEKMEYFRNQEKDYKRRIERARPCLLPAPVQREVLLMLREQGKVSARLLQKIRDRVQKWYQDEGYACAQVVNFGNLNTKEVVCEVVEGDITQLVIQFQDKLGNFVEGNTQIPVVKRELPKQLRPGYVFNIEAGKQALRNINSLALFSNIEVNPRPDEKNEGGIIVEIKLKELEQKTAEVSTEWSIVPGRGGYPTLASLQPGGTVTFEHRNLNGLNRSILGSVTTSNFYNPQDDLAFKLEYVHPYLDGVYNPRNRSLRVSCFNSRKLSPVFTGGPGADEVPPIWVDRAGMKANITENFNRQSKFTYGLVMEEITTRDERSHICSNGQRVLPSGGVSEDGPPTTLSGTGIDRVAFLQSNITRDNTKFVNGTIVGERNVFQVDQGLGVGSKFPFFNRHQLTLTRFFQLKEVEEGAGKPPPPVLVLHGHYGGCVGDLPSYDAFTLGGPYSVRGYNMGEIGAARQILELAAELRIPVKGTHVYAFAEHGNDLGSSKDVKGNPTEVYRRVGHGSSYGVGVKLGLVRAEYAVDHNSGSGSVFFRFGERF, translated from the exons atgTTGGCCGCAGCGCCGCCCAGGACCTACCGCACCCCCACCACTCtcccttcctcctcctcctccgctcGCAAATTAGCCTCGCCCTCCTCCGCCGCTACAGCCACCAACAACACCCGCCCCCTAATCGTCAAATGCTGCGCCGTCTCTCCCTCCTCCTCGCCCCTTtctcaaaaccctaaaccctctCCGAATCTCCTCCAAAACGTCGCCAAAACCGTCGCCGGCGTCACCACCGTCACCCTCGTCTTGAACTTGAGCAATTTTCCCGCCTTCCTCggaggcggcggcggcggcaatTCCGCCggcggaggcggaggcggaggaggCGATGGTTcgggcggcggcggcggaggtTTTTGGAGGAGGCTGTTCGGGCCGCAGCTGGTGGCGAATGCCGACGAGCCACAGTCGCAGGAGTGGGACTCTCACGGATTGCCGGCCAACATTGTGGTCCAGCTCAACAAGCTCAGTGGCTTCAAGAAATACAAGGTCTCCGAGATCTTGTTCTTCGATCGGAGGCGGTGGAGCACCGTCGGGACCGAGGACTCCTTCTTTGAAATGGTCTCCCTCAGACCCGGCGGAGTCTACACCAAGGCCCAGCTCCAGAAAGAGCTCGAAACCCTGGCCAATTGCGGAATGTTCGAGAAGGTCGATTTGGAAGGGAAGACCAACCCCGACGGCACCCTCGGCGTCACCATTTCCTTCACTGAGAGCACGTGGCAGTCGGCGGACAAGTTCCGGTGTATCAACGTCGGCCTGATGGCGCAGTCCAAGCCCATCGAAATGGACCCGGACATGACTGATAAGGAGAAGATGGAGTATTTCAGGAACCAGGAGAAGGATTACAAGAGGAGGATTGAGAGGGCCAGGCCGTGCTTGTTGCCGGCTCCGGTGCAGAGGGAGGTGTTGCTCATGTTAAGAGAGCAAGGGAAGGTGAGTGCTAGGCTGTTGCAGAAGATTCGGGACCGGGTTCAGAAATGGTACCAAGATGAGGGGTACGCGTGTGCTCAAGTTGTCAATTTCGGGAATTTGAACACCAAAGAGGTTGTGTGTGAAGTGGTGGAAGGTGATATCACACAGCTGGTTATTCAGTTTCAGGATAAGCTTGGCAATTTTGTGGAAGGGAACACTCAGATTCCTGTGGTGAAGAGAGAATTGCCCAAACAG CTCCGACCAGGTTATGTCTTTAATATAGAAGCAGGGAAACAAGCTCTGAGGAACATAAACTCCCTGGCATTGTTTTCAAACATTGAAGTGAATCCACGACCGgatgagaagaatgaaggagGGATAATTGTTGAAATAAAGCTTAAAGAACTAGAACAAAAGACCGCCGAAGTCAGCACGGAATGGAGCATTGTTCCTGGACGTGGTGGTTATCCCACTTTG gcTTCACTGCAGCCTGGTGGGACAGTTACATTTGAACATCGAAATCTCAATGGGTTGAATAGGTCTATTCTCGGTTCAGTAACCACCAGCAACTTCTACAACCCTCAG GATGATCTTGCTTTTAAGCTTGAGTATGTGCATCCATATCTGGATGGTGTGTACAATCCCCGCAATCGCTCTCTCCGCGTAAGCTGCTTCAACAGTCGAAAATTGAGTCCAGTCTTTACTGGTGGGCCAGGGGCTGATGAAGTCCCCCCTATATGGGTTGACCGAGCGGGCATGAAGGCTAATATAACAGAG AATTTCAACCGTCAGAGCAAATTCACTTATGGACTTGTAATGGAAGAGATAACAACACGTGATGAACGCAGCCATATCTGTTCAAATGGCCAAAGAGTGTTGCCCAGTGGTGGAGTCAGTGAAGATGGACCTCCAACAACTCTGAGTGGTACGGGCATTGATCGTGTGGCATTTTTACAGTCAAATATCACACGTGATAACACCAAGTTCGTGAATGGAACTATAGTTGGTGAGAGGAATGTGTTTCAG GTTGACCAAGGCCTTGGCGTTGGCagcaagtttccattcttcaaCCGCCACCAGTTAACGTTAACAAGATTTTTCCAGCTGAAGGAAGTGGAGGAAGGTGCCGGCAAACCACCACCACCTGTCCTTGTACTTCATGGTCACTATGGTGGCTGTGTCGGAGACCTTCCAAGTTATGATGCATTTACTCTTGGAGGTCCATATTCGGTGAGAGGTTACAACATGGGTGAAATAGGCGCTGCCAGGCAAATCCTTGAG CTTGCAGCTGAGCTACGGATACCAGTAAAAGGGACACATGTATATGCATTTGCAGAGCATGGCAATGATCTCGGAAGTTCGAAGGATGTCAAGGGTAACCCGACAGAGGTATACAGGCGAGTGGGTCATGGGTCATCATATGGTGTTGGTGTCAAGTTAGGTCTAGTAAGAGCAGAATATGCTGTGGATCACAACTCAGGCTCCGGTTCAGTATTCTTCCGATTTGGTGAGAGATTTTGA